Proteins encoded within one genomic window of Actinoplanes octamycinicus:
- a CDS encoding Got1/Sft2-like family vesicle transport protein, which translates to MSMPALGPGNGDVAYRMQGLRHTPAELELDEPVPARTLIRLWLRAAVPAFLVGAAFAFLALLVFLAAEPSPFRSETPGAGLFTVGSLLSIIIFGVVLLAARVDEPIAAWQTLLEDRWQSADSAYAAIYGTLRRRAIPVEATAVRVRSDLLSPEVVNNRLRITDRGYQLHVSVFPYGSSLYLGWTMGRSRRGATLIGHFLKDLAGGMAGRATPITPMLRTERVRALREAVHAAVREGAEVASQGLVVPLAPTFGAEVPIQDLRAQAAPPAYGPPPGYGTPPPTPMPSGYAPDSFAPPPTTPSAAIPTSTAPFAPTAPAATAPAPPAPTATAPAPPAPTATAPAPPAPTADAPSADAPTGDAPAAEAPTAPFSGARAPAAPADPSSGEPAWAAPPAASSSGPEGTPDTPAPAKPDKSE; encoded by the coding sequence ATGAGCATGCCCGCTCTCGGCCCGGGCAACGGTGACGTCGCGTACCGGATGCAGGGGCTGCGGCACACCCCGGCGGAGCTGGAACTGGACGAGCCGGTGCCGGCCCGGACGCTGATCCGGCTCTGGCTCCGGGCGGCGGTGCCGGCGTTCCTCGTCGGGGCCGCCTTCGCGTTCCTGGCCCTGCTGGTCTTCCTCGCCGCCGAGCCCAGCCCGTTCCGCTCCGAGACGCCGGGGGCCGGGCTGTTCACCGTCGGGTCGCTGCTCAGCATCATCATCTTCGGGGTGGTGCTGCTGGCCGCCCGGGTCGACGAGCCGATCGCCGCGTGGCAGACGCTGCTGGAGGACCGCTGGCAGAGCGCCGACTCGGCGTACGCGGCGATCTACGGCACGCTGCGCCGGCGCGCCATCCCGGTCGAGGCGACCGCGGTCCGGGTCCGCAGCGACCTGCTCTCCCCGGAGGTGGTGAACAACCGCCTGCGGATCACCGACCGCGGCTACCAGCTGCACGTCTCGGTCTTCCCCTACGGCAGCAGCCTCTACCTGGGCTGGACGATGGGGCGCAGCCGCCGCGGCGCGACCCTGATCGGCCACTTCCTCAAGGACCTGGCCGGCGGCATGGCCGGCCGCGCCACCCCGATCACCCCGATGCTCCGCACCGAACGGGTCCGCGCCCTCCGCGAGGCCGTCCACGCCGCGGTCCGGGAGGGCGCCGAGGTGGCGAGCCAGGGCCTGGTCGTGCCGCTCGCTCCGACGTTCGGAGCCGAGGTGCCGATCCAGGACCTGCGAGCTCAGGCCGCGCCACCCGCTTACGGCCCGCCGCCGGGCTACGGCACCCCACCCCCCACCCCGATGCCGTCCGGGTACGCCCCGGACTCCTTCGCCCCGCCGCCCACCACCCCGTCCGCAGCCATCCCCACCAGCACCGCACCGTTCGCCCCGACCGCACCCGCTGCCACCGCGCCGGCCCCGCCCGCGCCCACTGCCACCGCGCCGGCCCCGCCCGCGCCCACTGCCACCGCGCCGGCCCCGCCCGCGCCCACTGCCGACGCACCCAGTGCCGACGCACCCACCGGCGACGCGCCCGCCGCCGAAGCCCCGACTGCGCCGTTCTCCGGTGCGCGGGCTCCCGCGGCTCCGGCCGATCCCAGCTCGGGCGAACCCGCTTGGGCAGCACCGCCCGCCGCGTCCAGCTCCGGTCCAGAAGGCACGCCGGATACACCAGCGCCCGCCAAGCCGGACAAGTCCGAATAG
- a CDS encoding GlxA family transcriptional regulator — translation MPERLFVVVAYDGAELLDIACVTSALDIANRIGADPPYRTVLATLGRHPIACDSGLRLDAGAELERINEPLDTVLVTGGNGHERAAASPVLVGHVRRLAALSRRVASVCTGSTVLAEAGLLDGRRATTHWRYAATLAGRYPEVLVDAEPVWIRDGQVATSGGVTSALDLALAFIEEDHGPAIARGVALGTVAYLQRPGGQAQISMFLARRGTDDYLVRRATDHIAGHLTDDLSSGALAHRFGVSERHLARLFQSYVQLTPAQYVRRARTEAAAHLLTATVLPLAAVARRCGFGSTESLRQAFTDRYGMPPSRYRSQRSGPGAHGSGPVPG, via the coding sequence ATGCCGGAGCGTCTGTTCGTGGTGGTCGCCTACGACGGCGCCGAGCTGCTCGACATCGCCTGCGTCACCTCGGCGCTGGACATCGCGAACCGGATCGGTGCCGACCCGCCCTACCGGACCGTGCTGGCCACCCTGGGCCGCCATCCGATCGCCTGCGACTCGGGCCTGCGCCTGGACGCCGGTGCCGAGCTGGAACGGATCAACGAGCCGCTCGACACGGTGCTGGTCACCGGCGGCAACGGGCACGAGCGGGCGGCGGCCAGCCCGGTCCTGGTCGGGCACGTGCGCCGGCTGGCCGCGCTGTCCCGCCGGGTCGCCTCGGTCTGCACCGGCTCGACCGTGCTGGCCGAGGCCGGCCTGCTCGACGGCCGCCGCGCCACCACCCACTGGCGGTACGCCGCGACGCTGGCCGGCCGCTATCCGGAGGTGCTGGTGGACGCCGAGCCGGTGTGGATCCGGGACGGGCAGGTGGCCACCTCGGGCGGGGTGACCAGCGCGCTCGACCTGGCGCTCGCCTTCATCGAGGAGGACCACGGGCCGGCGATCGCCCGCGGGGTGGCCCTGGGCACGGTCGCCTACCTGCAGCGGCCCGGCGGGCAGGCGCAGATCAGCATGTTCCTGGCCCGGCGCGGCACCGACGACTACCTGGTACGGCGGGCCACCGACCACATCGCCGGGCACCTCACCGACGACCTGAGCAGCGGCGCCCTGGCCCACCGGTTCGGGGTGAGCGAACGTCACCTGGCCCGCCTCTTCCAGTCCTACGTGCAGCTGACCCCGGCCCAGTACGTCCGCCGGGCCCGCACCGAGGCGGCCGCGCACCTGCTCACCGCCACCGTGCTGCCGCTCGCCGCGGTGGCCCGGCGCTGCGGTTTCGGCTCCACCGAGTCGCTGCGGCAGGCCTTCACCGACCGGTACGGCATGCCGCCCTCGCGCTACCGGTCGCAGAGATCCGGCCCGGGTGCCCACGGATCCGGACCGGTCCCCGGCTGA
- a CDS encoding DJ-1/PfpI family protein, whose protein sequence is MQIAIVLYPGMTALDAIGPYEILRFLPDADLRLVGAEPGPLMTDSNVLALGVTHSFAETPRPDLVLVPGSGPATATAMADKELTGWLRQVHETTTWTTSVCSGALVLAAAGLLDGHPATTHWIAQSALKRFGAEARPTERLVRSGKLVTAAGVSAGLDLALWLTGEIAGRDHAEMVQLFIEYDPQPPYDAGHPSKARTEIFDRANTMGRRIAATPGEFKAVATVAWRRVLQRF, encoded by the coding sequence ATGCAGATCGCCATCGTGCTCTACCCCGGGATGACCGCCCTGGACGCCATCGGCCCCTACGAGATCCTGCGCTTCCTGCCGGACGCCGACCTGCGCCTGGTCGGCGCCGAACCGGGCCCGCTGATGACCGACAGCAACGTGCTCGCCCTCGGCGTCACGCACAGCTTCGCCGAGACGCCGCGCCCGGACCTGGTGCTGGTCCCCGGCTCCGGCCCGGCCACCGCCACCGCGATGGCCGACAAGGAGCTCACCGGCTGGCTGCGCCAGGTCCACGAGACCACCACGTGGACCACCTCGGTCTGCTCCGGCGCCCTGGTCCTGGCGGCCGCCGGCCTGCTCGACGGCCACCCGGCCACCACCCACTGGATCGCCCAGAGCGCCCTGAAACGCTTCGGCGCCGAGGCCCGCCCCACCGAGCGCCTGGTCCGCTCCGGCAAGCTCGTCACCGCCGCCGGCGTCTCGGCCGGCCTGGACCTGGCCCTCTGGCTCACCGGCGAGATCGCCGGCCGCGACCACGCCGAGATGGTGCAGCTCTTCATCGAGTACGACCCCCAGCCGCCGTACGACGCCGGCCACCCGAGCAAGGCCCGCACGGAGATCTTCGACCGCGCCAACACCATGGGCCGCCGGATCGCCGCGACCCCGGGCGAGTTCAAGGCGGTCGCGACCGTAGCCTGGCGCCGGGTCCTCCAGAGATTCTGA
- a CDS encoding RNA polymerase sigma factor — protein MTLRMAGADGAEVSAVGGEDPPDGPGPGEAGPQLTGARAAERFAALFDEHAPGLWRFLARQVGADQAEDVVAETFLAAWSGRGDYRPERGSARAWLFGIAVNLLRRHHRVQAQQQRMSQRLSAHVVAADGAEEGVAERVDARTHVAGLAAAIAALPDGDRDVLLLSSLAGLSTREIATALGIPEGTVRSRLHRVRQGLQAVARPLKGES, from the coding sequence ATGACCTTACGAATGGCCGGGGCGGACGGCGCGGAGGTGTCCGCTGTGGGTGGCGAGGATCCACCGGACGGGCCGGGACCGGGCGAGGCCGGGCCGCAGCTGACCGGGGCGCGGGCGGCGGAGCGGTTCGCGGCGCTCTTCGACGAGCACGCGCCGGGGCTGTGGCGGTTCCTGGCCCGGCAGGTGGGCGCGGATCAGGCTGAGGACGTGGTGGCCGAGACGTTCCTGGCGGCCTGGTCGGGGCGGGGCGACTACCGGCCGGAGCGGGGCAGTGCGCGGGCCTGGCTGTTCGGCATCGCGGTGAACCTGCTGCGCCGGCACCACCGCGTCCAGGCCCAGCAGCAGCGGATGTCGCAGCGGCTGTCGGCGCACGTGGTGGCCGCCGACGGGGCCGAGGAGGGGGTGGCCGAGCGGGTCGACGCGCGGACCCACGTGGCCGGGCTGGCGGCGGCGATCGCGGCGCTGCCCGACGGTGACCGGGACGTGCTGCTGCTGAGCAGCCTCGCCGGGCTGAGCACCCGGGAGATCGCCACCGCGCTCGGGATCCCGGAGGGCACCGTCCGGTCCCGGCTGCACCGCGTCCGCCAAGGCCTGCAGGCCGTCGCCCGTCCGCTGAAAGGCGAATCATGA
- a CDS encoding CU044_5270 family protein, which produces MIDELDAALHELYPAPADDPEALLRVRRRVLETAERSPGVHRRGWLSRVSTAARRDRAPRGSASGRRAGAPLGPAAGRPDGVPLGPAARRRGWLPRVSLAAAAAVLAVAVIAVTVRSRTPDGAMVLVAQTLNTAADAPAQAVDEPVPAGAYRYIAVHTMTTVSENELTVLAGIKSELWVPADPAGEWFRLESDTGEWVPLVGTEEQLKAARLGPEKSPPTRESGPCGAFTPGLSDMCTAPGTWQVPTAAFLAGLPRDPERLFDRLRDDTDGHGRDPDQEVLVYAADALRSGLVPADLRSALYRALAHLPTLRITERFATLDGRTGTALGIDAAGEQQEIVIDPATGAFIGERTRRTEATGSLPAGTVIHSSSVTYGIAKQPWSPPTT; this is translated from the coding sequence ATGATCGACGAACTCGATGCCGCTCTGCACGAGCTCTACCCGGCTCCGGCGGACGACCCGGAAGCCCTTCTTCGGGTACGCCGGCGGGTGCTGGAGACCGCCGAACGCAGTCCGGGCGTCCACCGCCGCGGCTGGTTGTCCCGCGTGTCCACGGCTGCCCGGCGTGACCGAGCGCCGCGCGGGTCGGCATCTGGCCGGCGGGCAGGGGCGCCGCTCGGGCCGGCGGCCGGCCGGCCCGACGGGGTGCCGCTCGGGCCGGCGGCTCGCCGGCGCGGGTGGCTGCCCCGCGTGTCGCTCGCGGCGGCCGCCGCCGTGCTGGCCGTGGCGGTGATCGCCGTCACGGTGCGGAGCCGGACCCCGGACGGCGCGATGGTGCTGGTGGCGCAGACGCTGAACACCGCCGCCGACGCACCGGCCCAGGCGGTGGACGAGCCGGTTCCGGCCGGGGCGTACCGGTACATCGCGGTGCACACGATGACCACCGTCTCGGAGAACGAGCTGACCGTGCTGGCCGGCATCAAGTCGGAGCTGTGGGTGCCGGCGGACCCGGCCGGCGAGTGGTTCCGGCTGGAGTCGGACACCGGCGAGTGGGTGCCCCTGGTCGGCACCGAGGAGCAGCTCAAGGCCGCCCGGCTGGGCCCGGAGAAGTCGCCGCCGACCCGGGAGAGCGGCCCGTGCGGGGCGTTCACCCCGGGACTCAGCGACATGTGCACGGCGCCGGGCACCTGGCAGGTGCCGACCGCCGCGTTCCTCGCCGGGCTCCCCCGGGACCCGGAGCGGCTGTTCGACCGGCTGCGCGACGACACCGACGGGCACGGGCGGGACCCGGACCAGGAGGTGCTGGTGTACGCGGCCGACGCGCTGCGCAGTGGCCTGGTGCCCGCCGATCTCCGGTCGGCGCTCTACCGGGCGCTCGCCCACCTGCCCACGCTGCGGATCACCGAGCGGTTCGCCACGCTGGACGGGCGGACCGGCACCGCGCTCGGCATCGACGCGGCCGGCGAGCAGCAGGAGATCGTCATCGACCCGGCGACGGGCGCCTTCATCGGCGAACGCACCCGCCGCACCGAGGCCACCGGCAGCCTGCCGGCCGGCACGGTGATCCATTCGAGTTCGGTCACCTACGGCATCGCCAAGCAGCCCTGGTCCCCACCGACGACATAG
- a CDS encoding ParA family protein produces MSGNGERAEAWTTALRDQQNSLDLGADLGPADPTAYTMRRPIPEPMPTDRHGPARIIALANQKGGVGKTTTTINLGAALAEYGRKVLLVDFDPQGACSVGLGVNPHNLDLSIYNLLMQDDVTTEDVIIKTDVAGLHLLPANIDLSAAEIQLVNEVAREMALARALRSVRKEYDFILIDCQPSLGLLAINALTIAHGVLIPLECEFFSLRGVALLLDTIDKVRERLNFDLELEGILATMYDSRTTHCRQVLQRVVEAFGDKVYQTVITKTVKFPESTVAGAPITTLDPASSGARNYRQLAREVIAAKVERG; encoded by the coding sequence ATGTCAGGGAACGGCGAGCGTGCGGAGGCCTGGACCACCGCGCTCCGCGATCAGCAGAATTCCCTGGATCTGGGCGCTGACCTCGGTCCTGCCGACCCGACGGCGTACACGATGCGCCGTCCGATCCCGGAGCCGATGCCCACCGACCGGCACGGTCCGGCCCGGATCATCGCGCTGGCGAACCAGAAGGGTGGAGTCGGAAAGACGACCACCACCATCAACCTGGGCGCCGCCCTCGCGGAGTACGGGCGCAAGGTGCTGCTGGTCGACTTCGACCCGCAGGGCGCCTGCTCGGTCGGTCTCGGGGTCAACCCGCACAACCTCGACCTGAGCATCTACAACCTGCTCATGCAGGACGACGTCACCACCGAGGACGTCATCATCAAGACCGATGTCGCCGGGCTGCACCTGCTGCCGGCCAACATCGACCTCTCCGCGGCCGAGATCCAGCTGGTCAACGAGGTGGCCCGGGAGATGGCCCTGGCCCGGGCGCTGCGCTCGGTCCGCAAGGAGTACGACTTCATCCTGATCGACTGCCAGCCCTCGCTGGGCCTGCTGGCGATCAACGCGCTGACCATCGCGCACGGCGTGCTCATCCCGCTGGAGTGCGAGTTCTTCTCGCTGCGCGGTGTCGCCCTGCTGCTCGACACCATCGACAAGGTGCGCGAGCGGCTCAACTTCGACCTGGAGCTCGAGGGCATCCTCGCCACCATGTACGACTCCCGCACCACGCACTGCCGCCAGGTGCTGCAGCGGGTGGTCGAGGCGTTCGGCGACAAGGTGTACCAGACGGTGATCACCAAGACGGTGAAATTCCCGGAGTCGACCGTGGCCGGCGCGCCGATCACTACGCTGGACCCGGCGTCCTCGGGCGCCCGCAACTACCGTCAGCTGGCTCGCGAGGTCATCGCCGCCAAGGTCGAACGAGGGTAG
- the xerD gene encoding site-specific tyrosine recombinase XerD, whose translation MTLDRAIQAYLDHLGVERGLSRNTLASYRRDLDRYAEQLTAAGIEELSQVRPADVTGHLATLREGGLASSSAARAISAVRGLHRFAVRERLVAHDVAADVHPPAPPKRLPKALDVDQVNRLLAVPAADTPLGLRDRALLEFLYGTGARISEAVGADIDDLDLTGEDAATLRGKGGRARLVPIGGYAKTALQAYLVRARPTLADAGRGTPAVFLNARGGRLSRQSAWTVLHRCATAAGLPVDGPYAVSPHTLRHSYATHLLDGGADVRVVQELLGHASVTTTQVYTLVTVERLREVYATSHPRAR comes from the coding sequence CTGACACTCGACCGGGCGATCCAGGCATATCTCGACCATCTCGGCGTGGAGCGCGGCCTGTCCCGCAACACCCTCGCCTCCTACCGCCGCGACCTGGACCGGTACGCCGAGCAGCTGACCGCCGCCGGCATCGAGGAGTTGTCCCAGGTCCGCCCGGCCGACGTCACCGGCCACCTGGCCACGCTGCGGGAGGGCGGGCTGGCCTCGTCCTCGGCGGCCCGGGCGATCAGCGCGGTCCGCGGCCTGCACCGGTTCGCCGTCCGGGAGCGCCTGGTCGCCCACGACGTGGCCGCCGACGTGCACCCGCCGGCCCCGCCGAAGCGCCTGCCCAAGGCGCTCGACGTGGACCAGGTGAACCGGCTGCTCGCGGTGCCGGCCGCGGACACCCCGCTGGGCCTGCGCGACCGGGCGCTGCTGGAGTTCCTCTACGGCACCGGGGCGCGGATCTCCGAGGCGGTCGGCGCCGACATCGACGACCTCGACCTGACCGGCGAGGACGCGGCCACCCTGCGCGGCAAGGGCGGCCGCGCCCGGCTGGTCCCGATCGGCGGCTACGCGAAGACGGCACTGCAGGCCTACCTGGTGCGGGCCCGTCCCACGCTGGCCGACGCCGGGCGCGGCACCCCGGCCGTCTTCCTGAACGCCCGCGGCGGCCGGCTCTCCCGGCAGAGCGCGTGGACCGTGCTGCACCGCTGCGCCACCGCGGCCGGCCTCCCGGTGGACGGCCCGTACGCGGTCAGCCCGCACACGCTGCGTCACTCCTACGCCACGCATCTGCTCGACGGCGGGGCCGATGTGCGCGTGGTTCAAGAACTGCTGGGACACGCCTCGGTCACCACGACGCAGGTGTATACGCTGGTGACCGTCGAACGCTTGCGGGAGGTCTACGCGACCTCTCACCCTCGCGCTCGTTAG
- the ald gene encoding alanine dehydrogenase, with amino-acid sequence MKVGIPSEVKNNEFRVAITPAGVFEFSRSGHQVFVQSAAGLGSSITDADYRDAGATILPDADAVWAEGDLILKVKEPVASEYHRMRPGQVLFTYLHLAASKECTDALIDRKVTGIAYETVELPDRSLPLLAPMSEVAGRLAPQVGAYHLMRQGGGRGVLMGGVPGVYAAKVVVIGAGVSGMNAAAIALGMQAEVMLLDRNIARLRAADADYRGHLQTIASNAYEIERAVLDADLVVGAVLVPGAKAPTLISNDLVERMKPGSVLVDISIDQGGCFEASRPTTHDDPTYRVHGSMFYCVANMPGAVPHTSTYALTNVTLPYALELANRGWRDALRRDPALAAGLNTHDGHVVYGPVAEAHGMATLPLTEVLS; translated from the coding sequence GTGAAGGTAGGTATTCCCAGCGAGGTCAAGAACAACGAGTTCCGGGTGGCGATCACCCCGGCCGGGGTCTTCGAGTTCAGCCGCTCCGGGCACCAGGTGTTCGTGCAGAGCGCCGCCGGGCTCGGCTCGTCGATCACCGACGCCGACTACCGCGACGCCGGCGCGACCATCCTGCCGGACGCCGACGCGGTGTGGGCCGAGGGCGACCTGATCCTCAAGGTCAAGGAGCCGGTGGCCAGTGAGTACCACCGGATGCGGCCGGGCCAGGTGCTCTTCACCTACCTGCACCTGGCGGCGTCCAAGGAGTGCACCGACGCGCTGATCGACCGGAAGGTGACCGGGATCGCGTACGAGACGGTGGAGCTGCCGGACCGGTCGCTGCCGCTGCTGGCCCCGATGTCCGAGGTGGCCGGCCGGCTCGCCCCGCAGGTCGGCGCGTACCACCTGATGCGGCAGGGCGGCGGGCGCGGCGTGCTGATGGGCGGGGTGCCCGGCGTCTACGCGGCCAAGGTGGTGGTGATCGGGGCCGGCGTGTCCGGGATGAACGCGGCCGCGATCGCACTCGGGATGCAGGCCGAGGTGATGCTGCTGGACCGCAACATCGCCCGGTTGCGCGCGGCCGACGCCGACTACCGGGGGCATCTGCAGACGATCGCCTCCAACGCGTACGAGATCGAACGCGCCGTCCTGGACGCGGACCTGGTCGTCGGCGCGGTCCTGGTGCCCGGCGCGAAGGCGCCGACGCTGATCTCCAACGACCTGGTGGAGCGGATGAAGCCGGGCAGCGTGCTGGTCGACATCTCGATCGACCAGGGCGGCTGTTTCGAGGCGTCCCGGCCGACCACCCACGACGACCCGACCTACCGGGTGCACGGGTCGATGTTCTACTGCGTGGCGAACATGCCCGGGGCGGTGCCGCACACCAGCACCTACGCGCTCACCAACGTGACTCTCCCGTACGCTCTGGAACTGGCCAACCGCGGCTGGCGGGACGCCCTGCGGCGCGACCCGGCGCTGGCGGCCGGTCTGAACACGCACGACGGTCACGTGGTCTACGGCCCGGTGGCCGAGGCGCACGGCATGGCGACCCTGCCGCTCACGGAGGTGCTGAGCTGA
- a CDS encoding barstar family protein: MSGGFPWLLVDQNIDDGDAVVAACADIDGLFADPGEPPVERYTVLGCAPAGRLRAACDGYGPAWLGNIGLETIHRPESKHPRECWECTEELLDLTVVSARPAGYGVFDVVLEGRLRIDPEHRKRRRGPDRAPEADGYVLTGITGEGEEMFGTCQDVSGVFRPRPEPLPKPATLIGCRPEPRLRRAIDAQQRGAARHRRMIIASIYSVADDGTATHMLDSGLGAEVAGVRPSVLGDGLLDVTFESSYGDAIKGGRPTGAREIWELWRRGRPEKPGLWADFPPALRHEWAGAALAHHRPGPDRRSGRTYHLDGRYITDEDGFYCAIGEAINGPGGYFGWNAGALHDCLLGDWGAAPGFRLIWHDSEVARRHLVPGYDRRDWCPAVTMDHLLAWLAEDGVEVELR, translated from the coding sequence ATGAGTGGCGGCTTCCCCTGGCTTCTCGTCGACCAGAACATCGACGACGGCGACGCGGTCGTGGCGGCGTGCGCCGACATCGACGGCCTGTTCGCCGACCCCGGGGAGCCACCCGTCGAGCGGTACACGGTGCTGGGCTGCGCCCCGGCCGGCCGGCTGCGCGCCGCCTGCGACGGCTACGGCCCGGCCTGGCTGGGCAATATCGGACTGGAGACGATCCACCGGCCGGAGTCGAAGCATCCCCGGGAGTGCTGGGAGTGCACCGAGGAACTGCTCGACCTGACCGTGGTGTCGGCCCGCCCGGCCGGCTACGGGGTGTTCGACGTGGTCCTCGAGGGCCGGCTGCGGATCGACCCGGAGCACCGCAAGCGGCGGCGCGGGCCGGACCGGGCGCCGGAGGCCGACGGCTACGTGCTGACCGGGATCACCGGCGAGGGCGAGGAGATGTTCGGCACCTGCCAGGATGTGTCCGGAGTGTTCCGGCCGCGGCCGGAGCCGTTGCCCAAGCCGGCGACCCTGATCGGCTGCCGGCCCGAGCCGCGGCTGCGCCGGGCCATCGACGCGCAGCAGCGGGGCGCCGCCCGGCACCGCCGGATGATCATCGCGTCGATCTACAGCGTGGCTGACGACGGCACCGCCACGCACATGCTGGACAGTGGGCTGGGCGCCGAGGTGGCCGGGGTGCGGCCGTCGGTGCTCGGTGACGGACTGCTCGATGTGACGTTCGAGAGCTCGTACGGGGATGCGATCAAAGGCGGACGTCCGACCGGGGCCCGGGAGATCTGGGAGCTGTGGCGGCGGGGCCGGCCGGAGAAACCCGGGCTGTGGGCCGACTTCCCGCCGGCGCTGCGCCACGAGTGGGCCGGGGCGGCGCTCGCCCACCACCGGCCGGGGCCGGACCGGCGGTCCGGGCGGACGTACCACCTGGACGGGCGGTACATCACCGACGAGGACGGGTTCTACTGCGCGATCGGCGAGGCGATCAACGGCCCGGGCGGGTATTTCGGGTGGAACGCCGGCGCGCTGCACGACTGCCTGCTCGGCGACTGGGGCGCGGCGCCCGGCTTCCGGTTGATCTGGCACGACTCGGAGGTGGCCCGGCGGCACCTGGTGCCCGGCTACGACCGGCGCGACTGGTGCCCGGCGGTGACCATGGACCACCTGCTGGCCTGGCTGGCCGAGGACGGGGTCGAGGTGGAGCTGCGCTGA
- a CDS encoding NmrA family NAD(P)-binding protein — MYVVTGATGNVGRPLVAALEAAGEQVRAVSRSAPRWPADLADPESLRPVVAGAEAFFLLVSGAGAHLDGPAIVDVVKAGGVPRIVLLSSQAAGTRPEAASHAPLRELERTVRESGLDWVVLRPGGFMSNTFAWAEPVRAHRAVAAPFGDVGLPLVDPADIAEVAAAALRDPGHAGRVYELTGPELSTPRQRAAELARVLGEPVRFTEQTREQAREQMLAFMPEPVADGTLQIIGAPTAAELRISPDVPRVLDRPARTFADWLGRHVDAFR, encoded by the coding sequence ATGTACGTGGTGACCGGAGCGACCGGCAACGTCGGACGACCGCTGGTGGCGGCCCTGGAGGCGGCCGGCGAGCAGGTGCGGGCGGTGTCCCGGAGCGCCCCGCGATGGCCTGCCGACCTGGCCGACCCGGAGAGCCTGCGCCCGGTGGTGGCCGGCGCCGAGGCGTTCTTCCTGCTGGTCTCGGGCGCCGGCGCGCACCTGGACGGACCGGCGATCGTGGATGTGGTGAAGGCCGGCGGCGTACCGAGAATTGTCCTGCTGTCCTCGCAGGCCGCCGGGACCCGGCCGGAGGCGGCGTCGCACGCGCCGCTGCGCGAGCTGGAGCGGACCGTGCGGGAGTCCGGGTTGGACTGGGTGGTGCTGCGGCCGGGCGGGTTCATGTCCAATACGTTCGCCTGGGCCGAGCCGGTCCGGGCGCACCGGGCGGTGGCCGCCCCGTTCGGCGATGTCGGGCTGCCGCTGGTCGATCCGGCGGACATCGCCGAGGTGGCCGCGGCGGCGCTGCGCGATCCCGGGCACGCCGGGCGGGTCTACGAGCTGACCGGCCCGGAGCTGAGCACGCCCCGGCAGCGCGCCGCGGAGCTGGCCCGGGTGCTGGGCGAGCCGGTGCGGTTCACCGAGCAGACCCGGGAGCAGGCCCGTGAGCAGATGCTGGCCTTCATGCCGGAGCCGGTGGCCGACGGCACCCTGCAGATCATCGGCGCGCCGACGGCGGCCGAGCTGCGGATCAGCCCGGACGTGCCGCGGGTGCTGGACCGGCCGGCGCGCACCTTCGCGGACTGGCTGGGGCGGCACGTGGACGCGTTCCGGTAG
- a CDS encoding winged helix-turn-helix transcriptional regulator, giving the protein MRDATRSTPELACPIAPVVDIVFSRWTTPILWALHEFGRQRFVELERRLPSITPKVLTQRLRQLERDGLLTRTYHAEVPPRVEYEISDLGRSLSPVFAQLATWAGDHLGDVETARESYDATKMQKV; this is encoded by the coding sequence GTGAGGGACGCCACGAGAAGCACGCCGGAGCTGGCCTGCCCGATCGCGCCGGTGGTCGACATCGTGTTCAGCCGGTGGACCACGCCGATCCTGTGGGCGCTGCACGAGTTCGGCCGGCAGCGGTTCGTCGAGCTGGAGCGCCGGCTGCCCAGCATCACGCCGAAGGTGCTCACCCAGCGGCTGCGCCAGCTGGAGCGGGACGGCCTGCTCACCCGGACGTACCACGCGGAGGTCCCGCCCCGGGTGGAGTATGAGATCAGCGACCTGGGCCGCAGCCTCTCCCCGGTCTTCGCCCAGCTGGCCACCTGGGCCGGCGACCACCTGGGCGACGTCGAGACGGCCCGGGAGAGCTACGACGCGACGAAGATGCAGAAGGTGTGA
- a CDS encoding VOC family protein, protein MSFPRLQSIVLDTPDARGLAEFYRHLLGFTYRPGDEPPAPGEDDEKGRDWLVLVGDGGVRLAFQQEPELKPTTWPDQQIPQQLHLDTSVSSVAELDRQHERALSLGATLRFDRSDDPEEPLRVYADPAGHTFCIFVAS, encoded by the coding sequence ATGAGCTTCCCGAGACTGCAATCGATCGTGCTGGACACCCCGGATGCGCGCGGGCTCGCCGAGTTCTATCGGCATCTGCTCGGTTTCACCTACCGGCCCGGGGACGAGCCGCCGGCGCCGGGCGAGGACGACGAGAAGGGCCGGGACTGGCTGGTGCTGGTCGGCGACGGCGGGGTGCGGCTCGCCTTCCAGCAGGAGCCGGAGCTGAAGCCGACCACCTGGCCGGACCAGCAGATCCCGCAGCAGCTCCACCTGGACACCTCGGTGTCGTCGGTGGCGGAGCTGGACCGGCAGCACGAGCGGGCGCTGAGCCTGGGCGCCACCCTGCGGTTCGACCGCAGTGACGACCCGGAGGAGCCGCTGCGGGTTTACGCCGACCCCGCCGGTCACACCTTCTGCATCTTCGTCGCGTCGTAG